From a region of the Ficedula albicollis isolate OC2 chromosome 1A, FicAlb1.5, whole genome shotgun sequence genome:
- the LOC101816031 gene encoding putative cation exchanger C521.04c has product MHPNVPKVRGSRGDSDGPRRGSLCERHCAAINNAHGELGELGCHLHRPRVPPAASPPSCCQQHSEEVCESCLLKTTLTAENAVEANKLSNNYKFGFKKWKSHVTARPWEDRSEIVKELYSDLNVIRASGGSTLTCGNVLYLLLFGWWLSLLYVLVAAVMFLSVMGAPYGRLCWELAGYFLWPFGKVIQKVEVPKSHRVREAGVGESSALLGGPTPRRCCPRGSVPDGDSRSQRRASTAAWLCLGYPPLALAHGLVCVTAWLLIVLIPVAKLSARAAARVLLLPPRRLLVRRLGRTEVPLEGEVILCCYRAANPYYYKYAVDGINVLAVNLLPLVLVTLVLGYVDSPNHLTGSAVKFTLALLSIMPLSYYIGMAIASISAQSNFAVGAVVNATFGSITELTFYITALIKGSREGNRCYAEVVKSALTGTLVGCVLFVPGLCMVIGGIRHQEQRFNSRSAGVSSALLFLSVGGVFAPTLFAKVYGKLVCGECHNVTQNPLGHYLCHNCHFDLMDNNGTLYYSHVQPLVYTVSILLPAAYLVGLFFTLKTHTHIYDIHISDCHMPGHHHSAVVHWSRWRALLILLLSTLCMSACADLATEHISPILTNSTISQYFIGVTVLAMVPELPEIVNGIQFALQNNLSLSIEIGNCIAVQVCMLQIPILVLFTIFYPTNFTLVFSDLHVYASMFSVVLMNYIFMDGKCDYFQGTVLVMVYFILLAVYFFAPSPSGC; this is encoded by the exons ATGCACCCCA ATGTCCCCAAGGTCCGGGGTTCCCGCGGTGACAGTGACGGCCCCCGCCGGGGCTCCCTCTGTGAGCGGCACTGCGCTGCCATCAACAACGCGCACGGCGAGCTGGGCGAGCTGGGCTGCCACCTGCACCGGCCCCGTGTCCCCCCAG CCGCGTCCCCCCcgtcctgctgccagcagcactcgGAGGAGGTGTGCGAGAGCTGCCTGCTGAAAACCACCCTGACGGCCGAGAACGCCGTGGAGGCCAACAAGCTCTCCAACAACTACAAG TTTGGCTTCAAGAAATGGAAGAGCCACGTGACAGCACGGCCCTGGGAGGATCGATCCGAGATTGTCAAGGAGCTCTACTCTGACCTCAATGTCATCCGAGCCTCTGGAG GCTCCACGCTGACGTGTGGCAACGTCCTTTACCTGCTGCTCTTCGGCTGGTGGCTCTCGCTCCTCTACGTCCTGGTGGCTGCCGTGATGTTCCTCAGTGTCATGGGGGCTCCTTATG ggcggctctgctgggagctggccgGGTATTTCCTCTGGCCCTTTGGCAAAGTGATCCAGAAAGTGGAG gtCCCCAAATCCCATCGGGTGCGTGAAGCTGGCGTGGGGGAGAGCTCGGCCCTGCTGGGGGGTCCCACACCGCGCCGCTG CTGCCCGCGGGGTTCAGTCCCTGACGGTGACTCTCGCTCACAGCGCCGCGCCAGCACCGCGGcgtggctgtgcctgggctaCCCTCCGCTGGCGCTGGCCCACGGGCTGGTGTGTGTCACCGCCTGGCTGCTCATCGTGCTCATCCCCGTGGCCAAGCTGAGCGCCCGCGCCGCCGCCCGcgtcctgctgctgcccccgcGCCGCCTGCTCGTCCGCCGCCTCGGCAGG ACAGAGGTGCCTCTGGAGGGAGAGGTGATTCTCTGCTGCTACCGAGCTGCCAACCCCTACTACTACAAATACGCCGTGGACGGCATCAACGTCTTGGCTGTCA ACCTGCTGCCCCTGGTGCTGGTGACGCTGGTGCTGGGCTATGTGGACAGCCCCAACCACCTGACGGGCTCTGCCGTGAAGTTcaccctggccctgctctccaTCATGCCCCTCTCCTACTACATCGGCATGGCCATCGCCAG catcTCAGCCCAGAGTAACTTCGCGGTGGGGGCGGTGGTGAACGCCACCTTCGGCTCCATCACCGAGCTCACCTTCTACATCACGGCGCTCATCAAGGGCTCGCGCGAGGGCAACCGCTGCTACGCCGAGGTGGTGAAGTCGGCGCTGACAGGGACGCTGGTGGGCTGTGTCCTCTTTGTGCCG GGTCTGTGCATGGTGATCGGGGGCATCCGGCACCAGGAGCAGCGCTTCAACAGCCGCTCTGCCGGCGTCAGCTCGGCCCTGCTCTTCCTCTCTGTGGGAG gagtcTTTGCCCCGACGCTCTTCGCCAAGGTGTACGGGAAGCTGGTGTGCGGCGAGTGCCACAACGTCACCCAGAACCCGCTGGGCCACTACCTGTGCCACAACTGTCACTTTGACCTG ATGGACAACAACGGCACCCTCTACTACAGCCACGTCCA ACCCCTGGTGTACACAGTgtccatcctgctccctgctgcctaCCTCGTCGGGCTCTTCTTCACCCTCAAGACCCACACACACATCTATGACATCCATATCAGCGACTGTCACA TGCCTGGCCACCACCACAGTGCCGTGGTGCACTGGTCCCGCTGGAGGGCCCTGctcatcctcctgctctccacCCTCTGCATGTCAGCCTGTGCTGACCTGGCCACGGAGCACATCAGCCCCATCCTCACCAACTCCACCATCTCACAG TACTTCATCGGTGTCACCGTGCTGGCAATGGTGCCTGAGCTGCCAGAGATTGTCAATGGCATCCAGTTTGCCCTGCAGAACAATCTGAGCTTGAG CATCGAGATTGGGAACTGCATCGCCGTGCAGGTCTGCATGCTCCAGATCCCCATCCTGGTGCTCTTCACCATCTTCTAC CCAACCAACTTCACTCTGGTCTTCAGCGACCTCCACGTCTACGCCAGCATGTTCAGCGTGGTGCTCATGAACTACATCTTCATGGATGGCAAATGTGACTATTTCCAAG GCACGGTGCTGGTGATGGTTTACTTCATCCTGCTGGCCGTGTACTTCTTCGCACCCTCGCCCAGTGGCTGCTGA